A single Methanobacterium sp. DNA region contains:
- the thpR gene encoding RNA 2',3'-cyclic phosphodiesterase — protein MRVFLAVDVDRRLSYKIQKIQKDLMKTDAPLKLVDSENLHFTFKFFGEINPEQIQHITSITEEKLENYQSFPLHIKGTGVFPHPGYMRVVWLGIEDPTNFSQLQKDLDQEFAKMGFKKERSYTPHLTIARVKGSHNKELLASKIEMLHDIEIGQMDVEKLVLKKSELTPVGPIYTDIHEFFI, from the coding sequence GTGAGAGTATTTTTAGCAGTTGATGTAGATCGTCGATTATCATACAAAATACAGAAGATACAAAAAGATTTGATGAAAACTGATGCACCTTTAAAGTTAGTGGATTCTGAAAACCTCCATTTCACCTTCAAATTCTTCGGTGAAATAAATCCAGAACAAATTCAACACATTACTAGTATTACTGAGGAAAAACTAGAAAATTACCAGTCTTTTCCTCTCCATATTAAAGGAACTGGAGTTTTCCCTCATCCCGGCTATATGCGAGTGGTATGGTTGGGAATTGAAGACCCAACGAACTTTTCACAACTTCAGAAAGATTTAGATCAGGAATTTGCCAAAATGGGATTTAAAAAGGAGCGAAGTTATACTCCTCATCTTACTATTGCCCGGGTGAAAGGTTCGCATAACAAAGAACTCCTAGCCAGTAAAATAGAAATGTTACATGATATTGAAATAGGGCAAATGGATGTGGAAAAGTTAGTGTTAAAAAAGAGTGAATTAACTCCTGTAGGCCCTATTTATACAGATATACATGAATTTTTTATTTAA
- the cca gene encoding CCA tRNA nucleotidyltransferase produces MIDFKTILDDIEPSADNEKKVKELSNKIIDIINSTAKKKGFNAEAVLLGSVAKKTWIYSDDYDDVDIDIFIKFPLNTSLEDLKVQGMKLAYNCIEQIGGTYEERYASHPYLSGNIDGYPVDLVPCYDISKATQLKSAVDRTILHTEYVKKSLKVGQEKEVRLLKRFMKMVGTYGSEFKVGGFSGYLCELLIINYGSFLEVLRNVWTDWKPGYQIDLMEYGTSNLFDDPLIVVDPTDSNRNVAAALTLQKMAEFRVAAVNFLENPKTAYFYPKDITLDRRALKVEFDKRDTHSIVITFSAPDIPSDALYPQIKKTENSLVKILETGDFSVLGSDCWTCQGSDDGENLVFILLEMNTWHLPGFRKHFGPKVWDKENGKRFIEKHPESWVEADQWVTLIRREHQDAESLIKGTLTKNGIRNLRVGKHLKKKILDDYHLMNVGDLLIKGKSDEELLKYLYCYLHKYELLFR; encoded by the coding sequence TTGATTGATTTTAAAACAATTCTAGATGATATAGAGCCTTCTGCAGATAATGAAAAGAAGGTAAAAGAATTATCAAACAAAATAATTGATATTATAAATTCTACCGCCAAAAAAAAGGGTTTTAATGCCGAAGCAGTTCTCCTTGGCTCTGTTGCCAAAAAAACTTGGATTTATTCTGATGATTATGATGACGTAGATATTGATATTTTCATCAAATTCCCACTCAACACTTCTCTAGAGGATCTCAAAGTTCAAGGCATGAAATTAGCATACAACTGCATCGAACAGATAGGTGGAACTTATGAGGAGCGTTACGCATCACATCCCTACTTATCAGGCAATATAGATGGCTACCCCGTTGATTTGGTACCTTGTTATGATATAAGCAAAGCAACACAATTGAAATCCGCAGTTGATCGTACAATACTGCACACTGAATACGTGAAAAAAAGTTTGAAAGTGGGCCAGGAAAAAGAAGTACGACTTTTGAAAAGGTTCATGAAAATGGTTGGCACTTATGGCTCTGAATTCAAGGTTGGTGGATTTTCTGGTTACCTATGTGAGTTACTCATTATCAATTACGGTTCATTTCTAGAAGTACTGCGAAATGTTTGGACTGACTGGAAACCTGGCTACCAAATAGACTTGATGGAATACGGTACATCTAATCTTTTTGATGATCCATTGATTGTGGTGGATCCCACGGATTCGAACCGGAATGTTGCAGCAGCATTGACCCTGCAAAAAATGGCCGAATTCCGAGTTGCAGCTGTTAATTTCCTTGAAAATCCCAAAACAGCATATTTTTACCCTAAAGATATTACGTTGGATAGGCGAGCCTTGAAGGTTGAATTTGATAAAAGAGATACTCATTCTATTGTTATTACTTTTTCAGCTCCGGATATTCCTTCTGATGCTTTGTATCCCCAAATAAAGAAAACAGAAAATTCTCTGGTTAAGATTTTGGAGACTGGGGATTTTAGCGTCTTAGGAAGTGATTGTTGGACTTGTCAAGGTAGTGATGATGGCGAAAATCTGGTTTTTATTCTTTTGGAGATGAACACTTGGCATCTTCCGGGTTTTAGAAAACATTTTGGTCCTAAAGTATGGGATAAAGAAAATGGGAAAAGATTTATTGAAAAACACCCAGAATCATGGGTTGAAGCTGACCAGTGGGTGACACTAATTAGACGTGAACATCAAGATGCAGAGTCACTTATTAAAGGAACTCTCACAAAAAATGGGATCAGAAATTTAAGAGTTGGAAAACATCTGAAAAAGAAAATCCTGGATGATTATCATTTAATGAATGTGGGAGACCTTTTGATTAAGGGCAAATCAGATGAAGAATTGCTGAAATATTTGTACTGCTATCTTCACAAATATGAGTTGTTATTTAGATGA
- the aspS gene encoding aspartate--tRNA(Asn) ligase: protein MTDSLGNWRRTHYSKELDDTIEGESVTLMGWVHEIRDLGGIIFVLLRDRDGLIQITAPSKKISPELLNDIRKLRKESVLGVKGIVQGSSKAPGGVEVIPEEIKLLNNSEQPLPLDPTEKVKAEIDTRLDSRYMDLRKHSVSAIFKIKSTMLHSVRVYLEENGFLEINTPKLVGSATEGGTELFPITYFEREAFLGQSPQLYKQMMMATGLDKVFEIAPIFRAEEHDTLRHLNEVISIDVEVAFADNEDVMSILEKLVHNTIKEVKKKCKAELEDIDVQLEVPELPFPRLEYDEVIDMVNSKGVTLRHGDDLSRAAEKVLGEIMDGYYFITNWPSDIKPFYVMPHPEEPEKSYAFDLMYKDLEISSGATRVHQHDLLVERIKKQGLNPDSFQRYLASFVYGMPPHAGWGLGAERFTMCLTGMKNIRETVLFPRDRRRLAP, encoded by the coding sequence ATGACCGATTCATTAGGAAACTGGAGAAGAACACATTACTCAAAAGAACTAGACGATACAATAGAAGGTGAATCAGTAACTCTCATGGGTTGGGTTCATGAAATACGTGACTTGGGAGGAATTATTTTTGTACTACTCCGGGATAGGGATGGACTAATTCAGATCACTGCACCCAGCAAAAAAATTTCACCAGAACTACTTAATGATATCCGTAAACTAAGAAAAGAATCTGTTCTGGGAGTTAAAGGAATTGTACAAGGTTCATCGAAAGCTCCTGGTGGTGTTGAAGTAATTCCAGAAGAAATTAAGTTGCTTAATAACTCAGAACAACCCTTGCCTCTGGATCCCACTGAAAAGGTAAAAGCAGAAATTGATACTAGACTTGACTCCAGATACATGGATCTCAGGAAACACTCTGTTAGCGCCATTTTCAAGATAAAAAGTACCATGTTACATTCAGTGCGAGTTTACTTGGAAGAAAACGGATTTCTGGAGATTAACACACCTAAACTTGTTGGTTCAGCAACTGAAGGTGGTACCGAACTATTCCCCATCACTTACTTTGAAAGGGAAGCCTTCCTGGGTCAGAGCCCCCAACTTTACAAGCAGATGATGATGGCCACTGGATTGGATAAAGTTTTCGAAATTGCACCTATATTCCGGGCAGAGGAACATGATACTCTACGCCACCTGAACGAAGTAATATCAATTGATGTTGAGGTGGCATTTGCTGATAATGAGGATGTGATGAGCATCTTGGAAAAACTGGTACATAATACCATTAAAGAAGTTAAGAAAAAATGTAAAGCAGAACTGGAAGATATTGATGTTCAGTTAGAAGTTCCAGAACTCCCTTTCCCTCGTCTTGAATACGATGAAGTGATTGATATGGTTAACTCCAAAGGAGTTACTCTCCGTCATGGAGATGACCTTTCTCGAGCAGCTGAAAAGGTACTGGGAGAAATCATGGATGGTTACTACTTTATTACCAATTGGCCCAGTGATATCAAACCATTTTATGTCATGCCCCATCCAGAAGAGCCTGAAAAGAGTTATGCTTTTGACTTGATGTATAAAGATCTGGAGATCTCATCTGGGGCAACTAGAGTCCACCAACACGACCTCTTAGTTGAAAGGATAAAAAAACAGGGACTAAATCCGGATTCATTCCAACGTTACCTTGCTTCATTCGTATACGGGATGCCACCACATGCTGGGTGGGGTTTGGGTGCTGAAAGGTTTACCATGTGCCTCACTGGAATGAAAAATATCCGTGAAACTGTTTTATTCCCAAGGGACAGGCGAAGGTTGGCCCCATAA
- a CDS encoding 3-dehydroquinate synthase II — protein MKFAWVMAEGNVWDKKKQFITTALESGVDHIVDFTDVDNIRRLGNVKMISDTDGSDIVMVGRNSEGDGTLKIPDDLSESKDLAAVKRLKRMDKKVSAYVEITSKKHEQLARILGQYADYLILMGRDWKVIPLENIIADLQGEKVKIIAAVSDYDEAKVALETLEHGTDGVLLCPQEISQIKKVAELIGKLQSESYQMKIATITRVEPVGIGDRVCVDTCSMMHLGEGMLVGSYSQGLFLVHSESMESEYVASRPFRVNAGPVHAYVMTPGNKTKYLSELETGDEVLTVDQEGTTKIAIVGRVKIEKRPLMLVEAEYDGVILRTLLQNAETIRLVTEDGQPKSVAELKLGDKVMVYLDPNARHFGMAIKESIIEK, from the coding sequence ATGAAATTTGCATGGGTAATGGCTGAAGGTAATGTTTGGGATAAAAAAAAGCAATTTATCACCACTGCATTAGAATCAGGTGTAGACCACATCGTAGACTTCACAGATGTGGATAACATACGAAGATTAGGTAATGTGAAAATGATTTCTGACACTGACGGTTCGGACATTGTAATGGTGGGCCGTAACAGTGAAGGAGATGGCACCCTTAAAATACCTGATGATTTATCTGAATCAAAAGATCTTGCTGCTGTGAAAAGATTAAAAAGAATGGATAAAAAGGTATCAGCCTATGTTGAGATCACCAGTAAAAAACATGAACAACTAGCCAGAATATTGGGGCAATATGCTGATTATCTCATTTTGATGGGTCGAGACTGGAAAGTTATTCCCTTAGAAAACATAATAGCCGATCTACAGGGAGAAAAAGTGAAAATTATTGCAGCAGTATCTGACTATGATGAAGCTAAAGTGGCCCTGGAAACTCTGGAACATGGGACTGACGGAGTTTTGCTATGTCCACAAGAAATTAGTCAGATAAAAAAGGTAGCTGAGTTAATTGGGAAATTGCAGAGTGAAAGTTACCAGATGAAAATAGCCACCATTACCCGGGTTGAACCAGTTGGTATCGGTGACCGAGTTTGTGTGGACACATGCTCTATGATGCATTTAGGAGAAGGTATGCTAGTAGGTTCATACTCACAGGGACTGTTCCTGGTGCACAGTGAATCGATGGAAAGTGAATACGTTGCATCACGACCTTTCCGGGTTAACGCTGGGCCAGTTCATGCCTATGTTATGACTCCTGGTAACAAAACCAAATACCTTTCTGAACTGGAAACTGGAGATGAAGTGCTCACCGTGGATCAGGAAGGTACCACCAAAATTGCCATAGTGGGTCGAGTTAAAATTGAGAAAAGGCCACTAATGCTGGTGGAAGCCGAATATGATGGAGTCATCCTGCGCACCTTGCTCCAGAATGCTGAAACCATCCGTCTGGTAACCGAAGATGGCCAACCAAAATCAGTGGCAGAACTAAAATTAGGAGACAAAGTAATGGTCTACTTGGATCCCAATGCACGGCACTTTGGAATGGCCATCAAAGAGAGTATTATTGAAAAATAA
- a CDS encoding UPF0058 family protein, protein MYKDELIQLHQFLVYVLKHLDHEYEVKDECKDYLCLNISPHHIHRTKAEHKYAIFVLSNSISEIIATNNGGSSSNISNGLSELVKRSKKELIRFQNEDTLAIQKIKM, encoded by the coding sequence ATGTACAAAGATGAGCTTATACAGTTACACCAATTTTTGGTATACGTTTTAAAGCATTTGGACCATGAATATGAGGTGAAGGACGAATGTAAGGATTATTTGTGCCTCAACATAAGTCCACATCACATTCACCGCACCAAAGCCGAACATAAATATGCTATTTTTGTATTGTCAAATTCTATTTCTGAGATAATTGCCACTAACAATGGGGGAAGTTCTTCTAATATTTCTAATGGTCTCTCAGAATTAGTAAAAAGGTCCAAAAAAGAACTAATACGGTTCCAAAACGAAGATACTTTAGCTATACAAAAAATTAAGATGTAA
- a CDS encoding class I fructose-bisphosphate aldolase family protein, protein MIGKKIRIERIINRKTGRCVIVPMDHGVSVGPVEGIVKMAETIDEAASGGANAVIMHKGMVGSGHRGYGRDIGLIIHLSASTALGPDPDHKVLVTSVEKAIQMGADAVSVHVNVGSEMEPDMLMHLGSISEICDDWGMPLIAMMYPRGKKIDDEHHPDVVKLASRAGAELGADIIKTNYTGDPDTFKEVIDGCPVPLVIAGGPRVETDRELLEMVKNAVDVGGAGVAIGRNIFQAPSPHKTTKAIVEIVHNNLDVDEALKILNG, encoded by the coding sequence ATGATAGGGAAAAAAATCAGGATTGAAAGAATAATCAACCGAAAAACTGGTAGATGTGTTATTGTTCCAATGGACCATGGAGTTTCCGTTGGACCTGTGGAAGGAATAGTAAAAATGGCTGAAACCATTGATGAAGCTGCCAGTGGCGGGGCCAATGCAGTTATAATGCATAAGGGAATGGTTGGTAGTGGTCACCGTGGTTACGGGAGAGATATTGGATTAATTATTCACCTATCTGCCAGCACTGCCCTGGGTCCAGATCCTGATCATAAAGTACTGGTGACTTCTGTTGAGAAAGCAATTCAGATGGGTGCAGATGCAGTATCAGTTCACGTAAACGTGGGATCAGAGATGGAACCTGACATGTTAATGCATCTAGGTAGTATTTCTGAAATCTGTGATGATTGGGGCATGCCCCTAATTGCCATGATGTATCCCAGAGGTAAAAAAATCGATGATGAACACCACCCCGATGTGGTGAAACTAGCATCCCGTGCCGGTGCAGAACTGGGCGCAGATATTATCAAAACAAATTACACTGGAGACCCTGATACATTCAAAGAAGTGATTGATGGATGTCCTGTTCCACTGGTAATTGCAGGAGGACCTCGCGTGGAAACTGACCGTGAGCTTCTGGAAATGGTGAAAAATGCAGTTGATGTTGGTGGAGCTGGAGTAGCAATAGGCAGGAACATTTTCCAAGCACCATCCCCCCATAAAACTACTAAAGCCATTGTTGAGATTGTTCACAATAATTTGGACGTGGACGAAGCACTTAAAATTCTAAATGGATAA
- a CDS encoding class I SAM-dependent methyltransferase — MIKIVYDIKVYREGLRDIVKEDDVVVELGCHVGNSTRIISQMAPYGRIISLDKSSQSEEKMQELTKEEGSLIEFIKGDVRLHEVLEEVAEKVNKIGGCDVLSIDLGGGYHPDTAFKVFFIWSSTLKPRETIIRNRGLLDFIHSSTSSEIINSNYGWLESCGDDGIPTRLKELKLWSPKL; from the coding sequence ATGATAAAAATCGTTTACGATATCAAAGTTTATAGGGAAGGTCTAAGAGATATTGTTAAAGAAGATGATGTTGTAGTGGAGTTGGGATGTCATGTGGGAAATTCAACTCGCATAATATCCCAGATGGCACCATATGGTAGAATTATATCTCTTGATAAAAGTTCCCAGTCAGAGGAGAAGATGCAAGAACTTACAAAAGAAGAGGGAAGTTTAATAGAATTTATTAAGGGTGATGTTCGACTCCATGAAGTTTTGGAGGAAGTAGCTGAAAAAGTTAATAAAATAGGGGGTTGTGATGTCCTATCAATTGATCTGGGTGGGGGTTACCATCCGGACACTGCATTTAAAGTTTTCTTCATTTGGTCATCAACTTTAAAACCTCGTGAAACCATAATTAGAAATAGAGGCCTTTTAGATTTCATTCACTCGTCAACAAGCTCTGAGATTATCAATTCCAACTATGGGTGGTTAGAGTCATGTGGCGATGATGGTATCCCCACTAGATTAAAAGAATTAAAACTCTGGTCCCCTAAACTTTAA
- the hisD gene encoding histidinol dehydrogenase, giving the protein MKILQLKNQNRIKLLKRSQIDSNSVLETVRDIVSDVEKNQDNALRKYTKKFDGVALNDFQVNEGDFKESVKKVDPELMSSIKKATLNIRKFHQAQLPNDWSMDVDNGVNAGQIVRPLEKVGCYIPGGRAAYPSSILMTVIPAKVAGVDEIICCTPPDKNGGVDDVILATAYLAGADKVYKVGGAQAIAAMAYGTETIAKVDKIVGPGNIFVTAAKKMVYGQVDIDFPAGPSEVLIIADETGNPHYIAIDLLAQAEHDPQSASVLVTTSSELAEKVKLNIQSELPLMKRKDIIRESLDNNGLIVVVDDIQEAIDFSNDYAPEHLMIMTSHPEKIVPEIRNAASIFLGDLTPVAAGDYGSGTNHVLPTAFCAKMYSGLSTESFLKKPTIQKITKDGLNSLKDVVIPLAEYEGLYAHAESFRRRLDHD; this is encoded by the coding sequence ATGAAAATTCTCCAATTAAAAAATCAAAATAGAATAAAATTATTAAAACGTTCCCAAATTGATTCGAACTCAGTTTTAGAGACTGTGCGAGATATTGTTAGTGATGTGGAAAAAAATCAGGACAATGCACTCCGTAAATACACAAAAAAATTCGATGGTGTTGCTTTAAATGATTTTCAAGTAAATGAAGGCGATTTTAAAGAGAGTGTAAAAAAAGTTGACCCAGAATTAATGAGCAGTATAAAAAAGGCAACACTAAACATTAGAAAATTCCATCAAGCCCAATTACCCAATGACTGGTCAATGGATGTGGATAATGGAGTTAATGCTGGGCAGATTGTGCGTCCACTGGAAAAAGTGGGATGTTATATACCTGGAGGAAGAGCCGCATATCCTTCAAGTATTTTGATGACCGTAATCCCAGCCAAAGTAGCGGGAGTGGATGAAATAATCTGTTGCACACCACCGGATAAAAATGGTGGTGTGGATGATGTAATCCTGGCAACAGCATATCTTGCCGGTGCAGATAAAGTGTACAAAGTTGGAGGAGCGCAAGCCATTGCCGCCATGGCTTACGGTACTGAAACCATTGCAAAAGTTGATAAAATTGTTGGACCAGGAAATATCTTCGTAACAGCCGCTAAAAAGATGGTTTACGGACAAGTAGATATTGACTTCCCTGCAGGACCTTCTGAAGTCCTGATTATAGCTGATGAAACTGGAAATCCCCATTATATCGCAATTGATCTGTTGGCTCAAGCAGAACACGACCCTCAATCAGCCTCCGTACTGGTAACCACATCCTCTGAATTAGCAGAAAAAGTTAAACTTAACATTCAGTCAGAACTCCCCCTTATGAAAAGAAAAGACATTATCCGAGAATCTCTTGATAATAATGGCTTAATAGTAGTAGTTGATGATATTCAAGAAGCTATAGATTTTTCTAATGATTATGCCCCAGAACACCTTATGATCATGACATCACATCCTGAAAAAATAGTTCCCGAGATCAGAAATGCTGCTTCAATATTCTTGGGAGATTTAACACCTGTTGCAGCTGGTGATTATGGTTCTGGAACAAACCATGTCTTACCCACCGCTTTCTGCGCCAAGATGTACTCTGGATTATCAACAGAATCTTTCCTGAAAAAACCGACAATACAAAAAATAACAAAGGATGGTTTGAACAGCCTTAAAGATGTTGTGATTCCTTTAGCAGAATATGAAGGATTATACGCCCATGCTGAATCATTCAGAAGACGTTTGGATCACGATTGA
- the priS gene encoding DNA primase catalytic subunit PriS, with amino-acid sequence MDLKPTSPNERRQYYREEWDVKNIPDYIRESLIQREFGFDHMGRGPNDRYRVFKNTDYLRKFMRYRAPFAAYSSVALYHKPRRRDGWIKAELVFDVDAKDIPIRSCGCSNVCEVCLNQAKDIVHGLVDTIKGDLGLSNIHVVYSGRGYHIRVLDDLVMGADSDVRSQIVKYLVGSEVPRSEYSSHGMKYNLEHFTIPFGYPQVFTNRMKQAILAVNLETEIDGVNKNILKAVIKHRDLLKDNQWGIFRKNIGPIRYNKLVKGIASLNLTLVDAKVSIDLKRILRLPTSIHSGVSMIATEIKNLETFDPFQDAVPQFVYERN; translated from the coding sequence ATGGATTTAAAGCCTACTAGTCCTAATGAACGTCGCCAGTATTATCGGGAAGAATGGGATGTTAAAAACATACCGGATTATATTCGTGAATCACTCATTCAACGCGAATTTGGTTTTGATCATATGGGAAGGGGGCCAAATGACCGTTACCGAGTCTTTAAAAACACAGATTATTTAAGAAAATTTATGAGGTACCGTGCACCATTTGCGGCATATTCCTCAGTAGCATTATATCATAAGCCTCGGAGAAGGGATGGGTGGATAAAAGCAGAGTTAGTTTTTGATGTTGATGCTAAAGATATACCCATAAGGTCCTGTGGTTGTAGTAATGTCTGTGAAGTATGTTTAAATCAAGCAAAAGATATTGTTCATGGTCTGGTGGATACTATAAAAGGTGACTTGGGACTATCAAATATTCATGTTGTATATTCTGGCCGAGGATATCACATAAGGGTACTGGATGATTTGGTTATGGGTGCAGACAGTGATGTACGCAGCCAGATCGTTAAATATTTAGTTGGCTCTGAAGTTCCACGTAGTGAATACTCCAGCCACGGGATGAAATACAATCTGGAACACTTTACCATCCCATTTGGTTATCCGCAAGTATTCACCAATCGAATGAAACAAGCAATTTTAGCAGTAAATCTGGAAACAGAAATTGATGGAGTAAACAAGAATATTCTCAAAGCAGTCATAAAACACCGGGACCTATTAAAAGATAATCAGTGGGGCATCTTCAGGAAAAATATTGGCCCTATTAGGTATAATAAACTGGTTAAAGGTATTGCTTCACTTAATCTCACCCTGGTGGATGCTAAGGTTTCTATAGATCTTAAAAGGATATTAAGACTACCAACCTCTATCCACTCTGGTGTCAGTATGATAGCTACAGAAATTAAGAATCTAGAGACATTCGACCCATTTCAAGATGCAGTTCCCCAGTTCGTTTATGAAAGGAATTAG
- a CDS encoding NAD(P)/FAD-dependent oxidoreductase → MKKYDIAVVGAGPAGCMAAIQGAQQGNKVIVLERNDMIGRKLLLTGNGRCNLTNSSSLEVFIEKFGKNGSFFRDVFSEFSNQDLMNFFEKYGLKLKEEKDGRVFPVTEKSKSVVDVLLNVLNEYDVDVCFNYRLEHLQKVSDIFKLISTKKEVVAAQSVILATGGVTYKFTGSTGDGFRIAETFQHQVTSLQPGGVPLRVGEAWVHDLKGVTLENVGLSIGYGNKKKFLSSGNLLLTHFGVSGPVILDNSNMIVELIGVHGDLQLYIDFVPEISLEALGVCLVEDFQKQSKKSLKTYLTNHLPNSMIDPILNNMSIDPKKKLNQVTKKERLSLLEILKGLPLTLCGYLSIDKAMVTCGGVSQREINPRTMESKLVGNLFFAGEIIAGCGGSGGYNLQQAFSTGYVAGNSAVKLKKN, encoded by the coding sequence ATGAAAAAATATGACATTGCTGTGGTCGGAGCCGGACCAGCAGGATGTATGGCAGCCATTCAAGGAGCGCAGCAGGGAAATAAAGTAATCGTCCTGGAAAGAAATGATATGATTGGACGTAAACTCCTTTTAACAGGAAATGGAAGATGTAATCTTACTAATTCCTCATCATTAGAAGTTTTTATTGAGAAATTCGGGAAAAATGGTTCTTTTTTTCGGGATGTCTTCAGTGAATTTTCCAATCAGGATTTGATGAATTTTTTCGAAAAATATGGTCTAAAACTAAAAGAAGAAAAAGATGGACGTGTGTTCCCAGTCACTGAAAAATCCAAATCAGTAGTGGATGTTCTATTAAATGTTTTGAATGAGTATGATGTGGATGTATGCTTCAATTATCGTCTTGAACATCTTCAAAAGGTATCTGATATCTTTAAACTTATATCAACAAAAAAAGAAGTGGTCGCTGCACAATCAGTTATTTTAGCCACTGGTGGAGTTACTTACAAATTTACGGGTTCTACTGGGGATGGTTTTAGAATTGCTGAAACATTCCAACACCAAGTGACCAGTCTGCAACCGGGGGGTGTTCCTTTGCGTGTGGGTGAAGCATGGGTGCATGATCTAAAAGGTGTTACCTTGGAAAATGTTGGGCTGAGCATAGGCTATGGCAATAAAAAGAAATTTTTATCCAGTGGAAACCTTCTTTTAACACATTTTGGTGTTTCAGGACCAGTTATTCTTGATAATAGTAACATGATTGTGGAACTGATTGGCGTGCACGGTGATCTTCAGTTATATATTGATTTTGTACCTGAAATCAGTCTGGAAGCTTTGGGTGTCTGTTTGGTTGAAGACTTCCAGAAACAGAGCAAGAAGAGTTTGAAAACTTACCTGACCAATCACCTCCCTAACAGTATGATCGATCCCATATTAAATAACATGTCCATTGATCCCAAAAAAAAGTTGAACCAAGTAACGAAAAAAGAGAGATTGAGTTTACTGGAAATATTAAAAGGCCTGCCTTTAACACTATGTGGATATCTTTCCATTGATAAAGCCATGGTCACATGTGGTGGAGTATCTCAAAGGGAAATAAATCCCCGGACAATGGAGTCAAAACTTGTTGGGAATTTATTCTTTGCTGGTGAAATAATTGCGGGATGTGGTGGTAGCGGGGGATATAATTTGCAACAAGCATTTTCGACTGGTTATGTTGCTGGAAATAGTGCAGTGAAGTTGAAAAAAAATTAA